A single Tenacibaculum sp. 190524A02b DNA region contains:
- a CDS encoding cytochrome c, whose protein sequence is MSIKNKMLLSYAIAFLGVVYIIVLPNLSLTKKEVIECGTITPRCGNVLNEYQREGKKLFRILCASCHKIDKKLIGPALGNIKIDSLALYKYLSKTDTINFHTPRFEQVDIENIGMLLSYIKDE, encoded by the coding sequence ATGAGTATTAAAAACAAAATGCTATTATCCTATGCAATTGCTTTTTTAGGGGTGGTTTATATAATAGTACTTCCCAATTTATCTTTAACTAAAAAGGAAGTAATTGAGTGTGGAACAATAACTCCAAGATGTGGAAATGTTTTGAATGAATACCAAAGAGAAGGAAAGAAGCTTTTTCGAATTTTATGTGCTAGTTGCCATAAAATAGACAAAAAATTAATTGGCCCAGCGTTAGGAAATATTAAAATAGACAGTTTAGCATTGTATAAATATCTTTCAAAAACGGATACTATAAATTTTCACACTCCACGCTTTGAGCAGGTAGATATTGAAAATATTGGAATGTTATTGAGTTATATAAAAGATGAGTAA
- a CDS encoding NTP transferase domain-containing protein: protein MDKKHTKHTNLLRKHNDNFAPNEVAVLGTKCSTIADLVYKVSAKLSTYNLGYFDASHAKDVASNILTEYTFHHEGNLQITTSSSINKYEQRLQFYNHDLVFVNGNHYEGAKQILILDKEKEASIKKRLHQLTNIQFIIKLSEDTVYFDCLLEKFPNIKNLTSYHINEVDKITNHIQGLVEEHIAPVNGLVLIGGKSTRMGTNKSELNYFGKPQKEYAKELLENCSLKTYYSVQQNNEIETEIPDTFVNLGPFGGICSAFQKNPNTAWLVMATDVPFVNEELIKLLLQKRNPSKVATAIKGKGKEFPEPLITIYEPKAYGKLLQYLAQGYSCPRKMLINSEVELVEVDDSFIRNINTPEEYEMAQEELRNN, encoded by the coding sequence ATGGATAAAAAACATACCAAACATACCAATTTATTAAGAAAACATAATGATAATTTTGCGCCTAATGAAGTAGCTGTTTTAGGAACAAAGTGTAGTACCATTGCCGATTTAGTTTACAAGGTTTCTGCAAAACTTTCAACCTATAATTTAGGCTATTTTGATGCTTCTCATGCAAAAGATGTTGCATCTAACATCCTAACGGAATATACATTTCATCATGAAGGAAATTTACAAATAACAACTTCTTCTAGTATTAATAAATATGAACAACGATTACAGTTTTACAATCATGATTTAGTGTTTGTTAATGGAAATCATTATGAAGGAGCAAAGCAAATTTTAATTTTAGATAAAGAGAAAGAAGCTTCCATAAAAAAGAGGCTACATCAGCTCACAAATATTCAGTTTATTATTAAGTTGAGTGAAGACACTGTGTATTTTGACTGTTTGTTAGAAAAGTTTCCAAACATAAAAAACTTAACTAGTTATCACATTAATGAGGTAGATAAAATAACTAATCATATTCAAGGTTTAGTAGAAGAACATATTGCTCCGGTAAATGGATTGGTTTTAATAGGAGGGAAGAGTACCAGAATGGGTACTAATAAATCTGAATTAAATTACTTTGGAAAACCTCAAAAAGAATATGCAAAAGAGTTATTAGAGAACTGTTCCTTAAAAACCTATTATTCGGTTCAACAAAATAATGAAATTGAAACTGAGATACCAGATACTTTTGTGAATTTAGGGCCATTTGGAGGTATTTGTTCTGCTTTTCAAAAAAATCCTAATACCGCTTGGTTAGTTATGGCAACGGATGTTCCTTTTGTGAATGAAGAACTTATTAAACTATTGTTGCAAAAAAGGAATCCAAGTAAAGTAGCTACAGCAATTAAAGGAAAAGGGAAGGAATTTCCGGAGCCTTTGATAACTATTTACGAACCTAAAGCTTATGGAAAATTATTACAATATTTAGCGCAAGGATATTCTTGTCCTAGAAAAATGCTGATTAATTCAGAGGTAGAACTTGTAGAAGTAGATGACAGTTTTATTAGAAATATTAATACACCTGAAGAGTATGAAATGGCTCAAGAAGAATTGAGGAATAATTAA
- the moaC gene encoding cyclic pyranopterin monophosphate synthase MoaC gives MSFTHLNEKNQPKMVNVSDKKVTKRVAIAKATMFLGEEVINHFTNDELITKKGPVFQTAIIAGIQAVKKTSDIIPMCHPLLINGVDIDITIVDDMHIEVFCKVTIEGKTGVEMEALTGASATCLTIYDMCKAISQKMVIKEVKLVEKTGGKSDIKNG, from the coding sequence ATGAGTTTTACACATTTAAACGAAAAAAATCAACCTAAAATGGTTAACGTTTCTGATAAAAAAGTGACGAAACGAGTGGCTATTGCTAAAGCAACTATGTTTTTAGGAGAAGAAGTAATTAATCATTTTACAAATGATGAATTAATTACTAAAAAAGGACCCGTTTTTCAAACAGCAATTATTGCAGGAATTCAGGCTGTAAAAAAGACATCAGATATTATTCCAATGTGTCATCCATTGTTAATTAATGGGGTTGATATTGATATTACTATTGTAGATGATATGCATATTGAAGTGTTTTGTAAAGTGACTATTGAAGGAAAAACAGGGGTAGAAATGGAGGCGTTAACAGGAGCTTCTGCTACTTGTTTGACTATATACGACATGTGTAAAGCTATTAGTCAAAAAATGGTAATTAAAGAAGTTAAATTAGTAGAGAAAACCGGAGGGAAATCAGATATTAAAAATGGATAA
- a CDS encoding molybdopterin molybdotransferase MoeA gives MISVKEATDKILNHTRDFGEEEIPFIDAVGRVLKEDIIADRDFPPFNRVAMDGIAINYRFFEYGVRDFKIEGIQPAGSAQEKMENATHCYEVMTGAVLPENTDTVIRYEDVEVNTLMATVTVDTIKEGQNIHYQGSDKEQGTVLIKKNTIVSPAEIGVLATVGKSKVKVAKQPKVMIVSTGDELVGVEETPLAHQIRRSNVYTLVSLLDRLKIPSETVHLTDDKEVLKEKIKEYLKEYDALLFSGAVSKGKFDFLPEVLDGLGVEKLFHKVAQRPGKPFWSGITDNCCVFAFPGNPVSTFVNGMAYFYPWYYKSVGVAQKIEAAVLTEDVIFKPNLTYFLQVKLSVENSELKATPVKANGSGDLASLIDADGFIELPKTEEITFKKGTVFPVILYRNF, from the coding sequence ATGATTTCAGTAAAAGAAGCAACAGATAAAATTTTAAATCACACCCGTGATTTTGGTGAGGAAGAAATTCCTTTTATAGATGCAGTTGGAAGAGTTTTAAAAGAAGATATTATTGCCGATAGAGATTTTCCACCTTTCAATAGAGTAGCCATGGATGGTATTGCAATCAACTATCGTTTTTTTGAATATGGTGTTCGTGATTTTAAAATTGAAGGGATTCAGCCAGCAGGAAGTGCGCAAGAAAAAATGGAAAATGCAACGCATTGTTATGAAGTAATGACAGGCGCAGTGTTACCAGAAAATACAGATACAGTGATTCGTTATGAAGATGTAGAAGTAAATACGCTAATGGCAACGGTAACGGTAGATACTATTAAGGAAGGGCAAAACATACATTACCAAGGTTCAGATAAAGAACAAGGAACTGTTTTAATTAAAAAGAACACCATTGTTTCTCCGGCAGAAATTGGTGTTTTGGCTACAGTTGGAAAAAGCAAAGTAAAAGTAGCTAAACAACCTAAAGTGATGATTGTTTCTACTGGTGATGAATTGGTAGGTGTTGAAGAAACACCATTAGCACACCAAATAAGAAGAAGTAATGTATACACTTTGGTATCTTTATTAGATAGGTTGAAAATTCCTTCTGAAACAGTACATTTGACTGATGATAAAGAGGTTTTAAAAGAAAAGATAAAAGAATACTTAAAAGAGTACGATGCCCTATTATTTAGCGGAGCGGTTAGTAAAGGAAAATTCGATTTTTTACCTGAGGTGTTAGATGGGTTAGGTGTAGAAAAACTATTTCATAAAGTAGCACAACGTCCAGGAAAGCCTTTTTGGAGTGGAATTACTGATAATTGCTGTGTATTTGCGTTTCCAGGGAACCCTGTATCTACTTTTGTAAATGGGATGGCATATTTTTACCCTTGGTACTATAAATCTGTAGGTGTTGCGCAAAAAATAGAAGCGGCTGTTTTAACAGAAGATGTAATTTTTAAGCCAAACTTAACCTACTTTTTACAGGTAAAACTGTCTGTTGAAAATAGTGAGCTTAAAGCGACGCCAGTTAAAGCAAATGGTTCTGGAGATTTGGCCAGTTTAATTGATGCTGATGGATTTATTGAGTTGCCAAAAACTGAAGAAATAACATTTAAAAAAGGAACGGTTTTTCCTGTGATTCTATATAGAAATTTTTAA